In Methanofollis sp., one DNA window encodes the following:
- a CDS encoding helix-turn-helix domain-containing protein: MPEKMYTLEEVAEFLATTPRELRRYISDGKLPAIKIGKSWKVAESTIEKIQSGELVI, encoded by the coding sequence ATGCCCGAGAAGATGTATACCCTTGAAGAGGTGGCCGAGTTCCTGGCGACGACGCCGCGAGAACTCCGGCGGTATATCAGTGACGGGAAACTCCCGGCCATCAAGATCGGGAAGTCCTGGAAGGTGGCGGAGAGCACCATCGAAAAGATCCAGTCGGGCGAGCTCGTCATCTGA